Part of the Alteribacter lacisalsi genome, CCTGGCCGGGCTTACAGGAGGAGATGACCATGCCGATCGGGTAATGGCACTGAAAACGCCTTATGTATTCGGCATCACGCCTGAATACGGTGAAATTATTATTGTTGACAGCCGTGTGGACCGAGAGCGCACGTGGAAAGATGTGTTCTTCGAAAGTCCATTTCTCTCCATTTTTGACGATACCAAAGAAGAGACGAACCATAAATGGATCAAGCGCGTGATCGGGGAGCCGGGCGACCGGATCGAGATCAGTAACGGCATCGTGTACAGAAATGGCGAAAAGCAGGACGAGGACTATATCAATGAAAACGGGATTCAGGCTGATTTTCCCGAGGTTACGGTGCCTGAGGATGCCCTGTTTGTGATGGGAGATAACCGCAACGGGAGCATGGACAGCCGGAACGTAGGGCCGGTTCCCATCGATAACGTGATCGGTAAAGTGGTACTCAGGTATTATCCATTTGATAGAGTCGGATCTTTTTAGGAACACGATTGGCGCCGACCTAAAAGGGGTGCCGGAAGACGGCAATATTCTACGTTTTTCGTCAGACACGGGCGGCTGTAAAACCTGTTCTTTCCACCGGTAATAGAAGAGAGATTCGATAAACGAAAAAGATATACACCTGTAAAACCATAGTATTAAGCATATAAAAGTCGGAGACAAACGTCCGACTTTTTTATTTTTGTTTAAATGAGAGGATAGTCATGGTTTTGGGACTGAACCTGATCATCGGACAGAAACCGACACTAAACGACAAATTTATGACTCTTAAACAATAGAAAAATACTATTATATACAAAGTATCCCTGTGTTAATATTTTAATTATTCAGAAAAAAGCGGCTGCAATAAAAGAATTCTGGAACAGGTATTTCGGTGTTGGCGCAGACACCGAATACAAAAGTACCGATTTATCCAATTAAACCAATAGAAAAAGGGGCGATTTGATGAAGAAATTATTCGTAGTCTGGATGACGCTGGTCTTAATGGCTGTGCCGTTTCAGGCAGGGGCCTCAAACGGATCCGGAGACACTCTCGAAGAATATTTAGTACAGTTTAATGGACCTTCAGCGCACGGGCTGATGCAGGCATTCGGTATTGATGAAGCACAGGTAAAAACCGAATTCGATCACCTGCCGGTAGTAAATGTAGCTCTTTCTGAAGCTCAGGCAAGGGGCCTGGCGAACCACCCTCACGTAGAAGCGGTGGAGGAGAACGCTGAAGTACATGCGCTTGGTCAGACGGTACCTTGGGGCATTCCCCACGTTCAGGGAACGGCTGCTCAGGATGCAGGATTTACAGGAGCCGGTCTTAAGGTGGCGATTCTTGATACAGGAATTGAAGCCTCCCACGAAGATCTGTCTGCGAACGTAAAAGGCGGGCATTCTGTTTTTACCGATTCTGCTAACATTGATCCGTTCTACGATCCGAACGGACACGGCACACACGTTGCCGGAACGGTTGCAGCGGTCGATAACGATCTTGGTGTAATCGGCGTCGCTCCAGAAGCTGACCTTTATGCGGTTAAAGTACTCAGCAACGCCGGAAGCGGAAGCATCGCCGGCATCGCAGAGGGAATCGAATGGTCGATCGATAACGGCATGGATATCATTAATATGAGTCTCGGCGCTTCGCAGGGATCTTCCATTCTTGAGCAGTTCTCGAACCTTGCTTATGACGAAGGCCTCCTTGTCGTGGCTGCTGCCGGTAACAGCGGAAACCGCGGCGGGAACAACAATACGGTCGGCTACCCGGCTGCCTATGACTCTGTTATTGCCGTAGCTGCGGTGGACCAGAACAACAACCGTGCCACGTTCTCCAGCACAGGCCCGGCTGTTGAAATCTCAGCACCTGGCGTCAACGTCCTCAGCACAACGCCTGGTAACAATTACGCTTCCTACAACGGAACGTCCATGGCGTCTCCTCACGTAGCAGGCGTAGCCGCCCAGGTATGGCAGGCGAATCCAGGGCTTTCCAACACCGAGCTCCGCCAGCTTCTCAATGATACCGCCGTCAACCTCGGCCCGGCTCACCAGTATGGTCACGGCCTTGTCCAGTCCCTTGACGCGATTAACCAGTAAAGCGAGCAGCAGTACCCCGGGATCTTTCCAGTTCCCGGGGTGCTTTTTGCGTTGCGAAAAGGGCTGGGTAATGCTAAAACCCCTAAACAGAAACTAAGACCCGCAAACAAAAACTAAAACCCGTAAACAAAAGCTAAAACCCCTAAACAAAAACTAAAACCCCTAAACAAAAACTAAGACCCTTAAACACCGCCCCCCTCCATAACCCAACGCCCCCCTTTAACGCCTAAACGAACTTCACCTTGTATTTTACCCTCAAAATCCGGTACAATCATAAAAATGCGTACGGAAAGACAGAGGAGGATAAGCGTGAAAACCGCCTATACGAACGGAACTATTTTTACTATGGACGCAGCAAACGAATGGTATAAAAACGGCATCATCATTACAGAAGACGGCAGAATCGTCTACGCAGGACCGCCCAACGATTTCGAACAGCAGAGCGTGGACGAAACGATTGACCTGAAAGGCAAATGGGTTCTGCCCGGGCTGGTGAATACGCACTCCCACATACTGATGACGATTCTTAGGGGAACCGGGGACGATATGAACCTCAAACCATGGCTCGAGCAGCGCGTCTGGCCCCTTGAGCAGCAGTTTACACCGGAAATCGGAACCGCAAGCGCCCGTCTCGGCGTGCTCGAAATGCTCAAATCCGGCACCACCACCTTTTCCGATATGTTCAACCCGAACGGCATCGACAGCGACGAAGTGATCCACGCCATCGCTGATTCCGGTATCCGCGGCGCGTTTTCCCACACGGTCTTCAGCGCCGGCTCCGAAGCAGATCAGCGCGCCAACCTGAACGAAGCCGAGCGCTTCGCCAAAACGTATCGCTCCTTCGCCGACGGCCGCTTCACCACCATGATCGCGCCGCACAGTCCATACACCTGCACCCCTAAAGCCCTGGAAGAGTGCGCCCGGCTGGCCAAAGAAAACAAGGTCATGGCTCATATACACGTGGCCGAAACCGACGGCGAAATAGAGGAAATCCTAACGCGTTACGGGGCTCGTCCTATTGAGCATATTCGCAGAAGCGGCCTGTTTGACGTTCCTGCCATCATGGCCCACGGCGTGGTGCTCAACGATGAGGAACGGGCCTTTATGAAAGAACGTGACATCAGAGTGGCCCACAATCCGGTCAGCAACCTGAAGCTCGGCTCCGGCGTGGCGGATGTAGCAGCACTCCGGGAAGCGGATGTGAAGGTAGGCATTGCCACAGACGGGGTGATGTCCAACAACAACTTCGATATGTTTGAAGAACTTCGTCTGGCTGCACTGCTGCAGAAAGGGACTTACAAAGATGCGACCCGGCTGCCGGCTGAGGAGATTCTCGCCATGGCGACCAGGATTGGTGCAGAAGCAGTGGGCATGAAGCATACAGGATGTCTGAAGTCCGGCAGGTGCGCCGACTTCATTACGATCGACCCGTCAGACAAGCCCCACCTGCAGCCAGCTGCTGAAGCCTGTTCTCACCTTGTCTATGCGGTCAGCGGCAAAGATGTCTGTGACGTTTACGTGGAAGGCCGCCAGCTCGTAAAAGACGGTCAGTGCCTCACAATGGACGAAGAGAAAATCATCGCTGATGCGAACCGTCTGCGAAAGCAGCTGGAAATTTAAGCTCTCAAAGCTTCGGTAAACACCTGCCCGAACCAGTTTCGGGAAGCTTCATTAGGAATGTTATGGTGCAAACTGTCAAACCATTAAATAGACAACTTTGAAAGTAGGAAAAGGAATGAGACAACGGATGAAAGCTGTACAAGTAACAGGCTACGGTGATGTAGATAAGCTGGAAATCGTCCAGCGAGCTGTCCCGGAACCGAACGACAACGAAGTACTAATTAAAGTAAAGGCCTGTGCCATTAACAATACCGAAATCTGGATGCGGGAAGGAGCTTACGGAACTGGTTCCAAGTCCGGATGGCGGCCGGAAGGTGTACAATTCCCCAGAATACCGGGTTCTGACATAGCCGGAAGGATAGTGAAGGTCGGAAGTGGCGCAGACGAATCCATGCTTGGAAAAGATGTTGTCCTTTTCCCATTTACGTCAAGCGGAGACGGTGGATTTGAACACATTTCGGAAGACATGCGCTTTATCGGTTCGGAATATGATGGCGGATATGCGGAATACGTGGTGTGGCCGGCTGCACTGTGTTTTGATATGCCGCTTCCCACTTATACAGAAAGTGCGGCTTTTTCAGTCAGTGGTTTAACAGCCTGGCATATGGCAGAACAGATTCGCATTCAGCCGGGAGAGACGGTTATGGTGACGGGATCAAATGGCGGTGTGGGATCATTAAATGTGCAGATTGCATCTAAAGTATATGGCGCCAGGGTCATTGCGATTGTTGGTGACACAGGTCTGGAAGAAAAATTGAAAGATCTCGGAGCCACCCATGTACTGTCTTATAAATCAGATCGTCTTGCTGAAGACATACTGGAAGTGAATGGCGGTCCGGTTGACTCGGTATTGGATGTCGTAGGAGATGCTTTGTTTTCCACTTCCCTTCAAGTATTGAAAAAAGGCGGGAAATTCTGTATATCCGGATCTTCCGGTGGTCAGAAAACAGAACTTGATTTCAGAACGCTGTACTTGAAGCACATAACCTTTTACGGTTCTGTATTAGGCACAAGGGAAGAGTTTAAACGTATGCTTCACGCTATTTCCGATGGGAAACTCAAACCAGTGATTGATCGCACTTTTCCTTTGGAAAAAGCGGGAGAGGCTCAAATCTATTTTAAAAAGGCAGGGAAAATAGGGAAAGTTGTCTTACTTCCTGAAGAATAAAATTCATTTTTCACCGGGATGGAAAGAGGTGTTAAAATAAGGATAGATATACATAAAGGTCGTGATAAAAGATGCAGCTGAAAAGAATTCTCTGGAGAAAACTGATCGTATCCACCATTATTACAGCTCTGATTGCCCTGTTTCTGATCGGTATGGCACTCATACCGCCTGTTGACTTTTCAACAGACAGTATAATTTTTATCGTGCTGCTGATTGCTTTTACATTTCTAGGGGCAATTGCCGTGGGCATCAGTATTTCGTTTATTAGTGATTACATAACCAAACGTCTGTCCGGTTACCTGAGAATGGCGGCAGCGTTTGTTGTTCATGCCGGGTTCGGGTACCTGGTGGCAAGTGTGTTCGGCATCGGCGAAGCCTTCTATATGGCCCTCATGTTCGGTGTCCTCGATGAATTTGTCAGGTGGATGGAAAGCAAAGGGTATATCAAGTTATAGCAGAAAAGCTGGTTCCGGGAGGGGAGCAGCTTTTTGTTTTGGGTAAAAATGTAACGCTGTTTTCAGGGAGACGTCCATACAGACAGGAGGCGATCGTGAGAATGAAAAAAGCAATCTCGTATGGCGCGTTTGTTTTTTTACTGGCTGCATGCGGCACCGGACATGCCCCGGAACCGGAAAACGGCTCATCAGGAGACGGGGCGTCAGGCAGCGGATCCGCACCTGACCCGGACGAAGGGGAGTACGGCCAGACAGACGAAGCGGAGGAAGGCGACTTCGTTTACCGGCTAGTCTCTGAGGAAGCCGTATACGGCGAGCATGAAGAGGTGAGTATCTACGCAGAACTGGAGTACACCGGAGATGAAGATTCGATCGATATCTATCACGCAGCGAGTCCATTTCATTTTCCAATGAAAGAAACGACCAGAGGCTATGACCTGATGTACGGAATGAACCAGCCTCTGGAAGTTACCACACTGACTGCCGGGGAAGCCTACCGCGAGGAGTTTGTTTCAATCGGGGGCTACAGCGAGCAGGATCCCGATGATTACGTGGCGTTTATGAAAGAGGTCATCGAGCAGGACGGATTTCCCGAAGGACACTACATCGTGGAAGGATTTGCGGACTTTTATGTTGAGACAGATGACGGGGAAGACCAGTATAAGCCGGAAGGAACGATCGAGTTTTTTGTGGAAGATTAAAGAAGTCAGAATGGAGCCTCCCAACCGGGAAGGCTTCTTTTTTAGGCTGCGGGCTGTGTTTTGCTGAGTTACGCCGGGATTTGCTCGATAAATCTGGGTATTTGCTCGATAAACTGCATTTATTGCTCGATAAATCCGAAACATTGCTCGATAAAACAATAAATATGCTCGATAAATCCAGAAAACTGCTCGATACTCCTCATGCACGACAAAGCAGCACCCTCCAATTCGGGTGCTGCTTTTCTTTCTCCAATTCTGTTAATTTCCCGACGATGCGAGAAGGATTTCCCCTTCCGGCAGTTCGTTGTTCGGACGCGGCTCAAGCGTAATCGCAATTTGATCCACGTTCAGATCCTCGAGATCCTGGACGTTGTAGGCGACCGCGCCGTTGCCGGCTTCGTCGATTTCAAAGCTTCCTGCAGGAATAGGCGTTTCCCCTTCGATAATCCACGCCTGGTAGGCTTCCGTACCGGATAGCTCCGGCATGTCGGTGACCTGGATCACGAGCTGGACTTTATCCTGCTCGGAGATGAGTGTCGCAAGTCCGTTACTCGCTTCGCCAAGAGTGGAATCGAGTCCGGCTGTGAGGACGACCTGGGCTGTTCCCGGCTGAGCGTCTTCCTCAAGGGCGTCTCTGATGGCGGTCAGCTCCGTTGCGAGCTCGTTTCGCTCTTCGGCCACCTGCTGAAATTCACCTGCGAGCTGTTCGTTTTCTCCTGCGAGCTGCTGGTTCTCCGTCCAGAACCAGCCGTTCAGACCGACAGAGAGGAGAAGGGAGGCGGCGAGGGCACCAATTATGACCGGCGATTTTCTGCTGCGGCGTTCGGCCGGCATCATGACAGGTCCGGTGCGATCTTCGTTTTTCTCAACTGATGGTTCACTCTTATCTTCATCTGCAAATACATTCGCAAGTACCCGCTTTTTCATCTCCTCAGGAGGCTCTACAGGATACGCAAGAAACGGAAGATCATCCGTCAATTCCCGCAATTCCATCAGCTCCTCCCTGCATTCCTCACACGAGGACAGATGCGCTTGAAACTCTTTTTGTTCCTGCTCGTTCAGCTGCCGGTTAAAATAATCGATCAGCTTTTCACATTGACTGCTGTTCATAACTGCGTCCCCCTTTCCCCTGAAAGCTCCTGGCGCAAATGTTTTAACGCAAGGCGGATCCGTCCTTTAATTGTGCCGAGAGGTATGTTCGTTTTCTCTGCGATTTTTCTCTGGGAATATCCCTTGAAGTAAAAGAGCTCGACGATTTCGATCTGTTCTTTTTTCAGCGTCCGGATCGCTTTTTTCAGTGTTTCTCCCTGTTCCTTCCACTCTACCATGTCTTCCACGCGGGCGCCGGAGTCTCCCGGTTCCCATTCATTACTTAAATGAACTTCCTGCTTATCGTGTTTGCGGATGTGGTCAATGGCTGTGTTCCGTGTCATCGTCAGAAGCCAGGATGAGAATTTTCCCTTCGTATCATCGTAATGCCCCGTGCCCTTCCACAGTTTCATCATCACTTCCTGCACGATTTCCTCAGCGGCCAGTGGATCCTGGACCATTTTATAGGAAAAAGAATAAAGAAGCTTTTCGTATTTATCGTACAGTGCTTCAAGGGCTGCCTGATCCCGCTCCTGAATGCGTCTGTACAGCTGTTTATCATCTGTTTTAGCCATGTGACGCTCCTTCCTCCCGGATGAATAGGTTCTCTTTACTAATAATAACGATCCTTCTTGTAAAATGGATCAATTTAGTCCTGAGGTTTTTATTCTGATAGCGGTGGTGTGAAAATAAAATTAATTTTTTTCGAAAAAAGTGATCCGTTTCATAATCCTCTCCGTTAGCTTGGGCAGATACACAAAATACAAACACAAAAAGGAGAGTTGAAACATGTTCAAAAAGAAAACAAAAGGAATCGCAGCTGCAGCAATGGCGGGGATGCTTCTCGTTCCGGGAACAACACTGGCTCACGATCACAGCGACGACGATCACGACAATGGGGACGGTTACGGGTACGACGAGTACGCGCCGCAAGTATCCACACCGGCATCCGACTTGAGAACACATCTCGACCATCTCCTTTCCGAGCATTACGTGATTACAGTTGCCTTCATGCAGAAAGCATTTGACGGCAGTGACGATGCAGGCGAAGTGGGCGCAGCACTCGATGAAAATACAGCCGAACTGACCGCTGCCATTGAATCGGTTTACGGTGAAGAAGGAGCGGCCGAGTTTGAGCGCATCTGGCAGAGCCACATCGACTTTTTCGGTGACCTGACAGTCGCTACAGCGGAAGGCGACATGGAAGCGCGCGAACAGGCAGAAATGGACCTTGATAACTACGTTGAGGAATTTGCCGCATTTCTTGATGCCGCTACAGAAGGCGGACTGCCGGCTGAAGCAGGCGAGGAGAACGTAGCCGGGCACGTTGAAGACGTCAAGAGCGTATTTGACGCTTATGTAGACGGAGAGTTTGAAGAAGCGTATCACGGCATCCGTCACGGAATTCACCATATGTTTGATATCGGTGAAGCCCTCTCAGGTGCCATCGTCGAACAGATGCCTGAGGAATTCGATCACACAGAAGTGAGCACACCGGCTGCAGACCTTCGAGCAGCACTGAACCACCTGATGGCCGAGCATTTCTCTTTTGCGGTACTCGAAATGCAGAAAGGCTTTGACGGTTCGGAAGACTTCGATTTTGCCGGCTGGGCTCTTGATGAGAACACATCGGACCTGACTGCCGCTATGGGCTCCATCTATGGTAACGACGGCGCTGCGGCATTCGAACCGATCTGGCAGAGTCACATCGACTTCTTCGGTGACATGGTAGTCGCGACCGTTGAAGGGGACATGGAAGCCCGTGAGCAGGCAGAAATGGATCTTGCCGCCTATGTGGTTGAGTTTGCAGGATTCCTGGACGAAGCAACAGAAGGACGCATTCCTGCTGAAGCCGGGGAAGAGAATGTCAGCTCCCACGTAGCTGATGTGACGAACACGTTTGACGCGTATGTGGACGAGGACTACACGATGACGTACGATAACTTCCGTCACGGGTACCACCATATGTTTGCTCTAGGTGAAACCCTGTCCGGCGCATTTGTCGACCAGTTCCCTGAAGAGTTTAAAGATGATGGGGAAATGCCGGAAGAAATGCCGCAGACAGGTATGGGCGGCGGTGCCGGCTCAAACTCCAATATGATGCTGTGGATCACGATCAGTGCCCTGCTTGCAGCTAGTGCAGCAGTGTACCTCCGCAAAAGAGCGGTACAGGCATAAACAATAAATAAAGGAGGAAGAGGAGCAGTGCCTTCTCTTCCTTTTCCTGCTATGGGGTGATGTGAAATGAAGCTGAAGATCTTCATACTGTCACTGGGAATCGCCATTCTGGCCGGTGTGACCTTCGCGTATGGAAGTAATGAAGGGATGATTGATACAGAGTGGGAGGCGGAGCCTGAATTCGAGGGTGAACACGTTCAGGAAGCCGATGAGGCTTTTTCCAGCGACGAAGAGGAAGAAGAACCAGGCGCAATCGATCTGAACGATGAATTTGTCCGCCTTGGCGGTGAGGAGGACCGGGAAGCTGATGCTGAACCGGCCCCGGAGCCTGAACATGGCATCGTCCCTCTGAGCCTGTCGATTCCGGCCATAGAGGTAGAAGCAGAGATCGAACCTGTCGGTGTTCTCGATAACGGGCAGATGGGCGTACCGGACGAGGCGGAGGGTGTGGCATGGTTCGAACCGGGAACGATGCCTGGAAACACAGGGAACGCGGTCCTCGCCGGTCACGTGGACAGCCGGACGGGACCAGCGGTATTCTGGGACCTGAACAAGCTCGAGCCGGGTGACGAGATTCATGTGACCGGGGAAGACGGAGAGCCGCTCACATTTGAAGTTCAGGTTTCAGTCAGCTACGGACGTACCGATGCCCCAATCGAGGAAATATTCGGTCCGACGGATAAAAAAAGGCTG contains:
- the lepB gene encoding signal peptidase I; translation: MKAFGKLIHNLAGWVKAIAVSLLLAILVTVFVVQPYTVDGRSMEPSLAGLTGGDDHADRVMALKTPYVFGITPEYGEIIIVDSRVDRERTWKDVFFESPFLSIFDDTKEETNHKWIKRVIGEPGDRIEISNGIVYRNGEKQDEDYINENGIQADFPEVTVPEDALFVMGDNRNGSMDSRNVGPVPIDNVIGKVVLRYYPFDRVGSF
- a CDS encoding S8 family peptidase codes for the protein MKKLFVVWMTLVLMAVPFQAGASNGSGDTLEEYLVQFNGPSAHGLMQAFGIDEAQVKTEFDHLPVVNVALSEAQARGLANHPHVEAVEENAEVHALGQTVPWGIPHVQGTAAQDAGFTGAGLKVAILDTGIEASHEDLSANVKGGHSVFTDSANIDPFYDPNGHGTHVAGTVAAVDNDLGVIGVAPEADLYAVKVLSNAGSGSIAGIAEGIEWSIDNGMDIINMSLGASQGSSILEQFSNLAYDEGLLVVAAAGNSGNRGGNNNTVGYPAAYDSVIAVAAVDQNNNRATFSSTGPAVEISAPGVNVLSTTPGNNYASYNGTSMASPHVAGVAAQVWQANPGLSNTELRQLLNDTAVNLGPAHQYGHGLVQSLDAINQ
- a CDS encoding anti-sigma factor, with translation MNSSQCEKLIDYFNRQLNEQEQKEFQAHLSSCEECREELMELRELTDDLPFLAYPVEPPEEMKKRVLANVFADEDKSEPSVEKNEDRTGPVMMPAERRSRKSPVIIGALAASLLLSVGLNGWFWTENQQLAGENEQLAGEFQQVAEERNELATELTAIRDALEEDAQPGTAQVVLTAGLDSTLGEASNGLATLISEQDKVQLVIQVTDMPELSGTEAYQAWIIEGETPIPAGSFEIDEAGNGAVAYNVQDLEDLNVDQIAITLEPRPNNELPEGEILLASSGN
- a CDS encoding class F sortase produces the protein MKLKIFILSLGIAILAGVTFAYGSNEGMIDTEWEAEPEFEGEHVQEADEAFSSDEEEEEPGAIDLNDEFVRLGGEEDREADAEPAPEPEHGIVPLSLSIPAIEVEAEIEPVGVLDNGQMGVPDEAEGVAWFEPGTMPGNTGNAVLAGHVDSRTGPAVFWDLNKLEPGDEIHVTGEDGEPLTFEVQVSVSYGRTDAPIEEIFGPTDKKRLNLITCSGTFDSGEGTHDQRLVVYTELVEPESEEEPVEEDTVAGDTPDAPENVVVQRDRITWHAVRDDTVIGYRIYRENKDTGEFDHIESVSAHERKSLRVEDAYDYAFYVTSVNDEGSESEPSETEVHSEE
- a CDS encoding RNA polymerase sigma factor — protein: MAKTDDKQLYRRIQERDQAALEALYDKYEKLLYSFSYKMVQDPLAAEEIVQEVMMKLWKGTGHYDDTKGKFSSWLLTMTRNTAIDHIRKHDKQEVHLSNEWEPGDSGARVEDMVEWKEQGETLKKAIRTLKKEQIEIVELFYFKGYSQRKIAEKTNIPLGTIKGRIRLALKHLRQELSGERGTQL
- a CDS encoding copper amine oxidase, whose product is MFKKKTKGIAAAAMAGMLLVPGTTLAHDHSDDDHDNGDGYGYDEYAPQVSTPASDLRTHLDHLLSEHYVITVAFMQKAFDGSDDAGEVGAALDENTAELTAAIESVYGEEGAAEFERIWQSHIDFFGDLTVATAEGDMEAREQAEMDLDNYVEEFAAFLDAATEGGLPAEAGEENVAGHVEDVKSVFDAYVDGEFEEAYHGIRHGIHHMFDIGEALSGAIVEQMPEEFDHTEVSTPAADLRAALNHLMAEHFSFAVLEMQKGFDGSEDFDFAGWALDENTSDLTAAMGSIYGNDGAAAFEPIWQSHIDFFGDMVVATVEGDMEAREQAEMDLAAYVVEFAGFLDEATEGRIPAEAGEENVSSHVADVTNTFDAYVDEDYTMTYDNFRHGYHHMFALGETLSGAFVDQFPEEFKDDGEMPEEMPQTGMGGGAGSNSNMMLWITISALLAASAAVYLRKRAVQA
- a CDS encoding zinc-binding dehydrogenase, with translation MKAVQVTGYGDVDKLEIVQRAVPEPNDNEVLIKVKACAINNTEIWMREGAYGTGSKSGWRPEGVQFPRIPGSDIAGRIVKVGSGADESMLGKDVVLFPFTSSGDGGFEHISEDMRFIGSEYDGGYAEYVVWPAALCFDMPLPTYTESAAFSVSGLTAWHMAEQIRIQPGETVMVTGSNGGVGSLNVQIASKVYGARVIAIVGDTGLEEKLKDLGATHVLSYKSDRLAEDILEVNGGPVDSVLDVVGDALFSTSLQVLKKGGKFCISGSSGGQKTELDFRTLYLKHITFYGSVLGTREEFKRMLHAISDGKLKPVIDRTFPLEKAGEAQIYFKKAGKIGKVVLLPEE
- a CDS encoding amidohydrolase family protein → MRTERQRRISVKTAYTNGTIFTMDAANEWYKNGIIITEDGRIVYAGPPNDFEQQSVDETIDLKGKWVLPGLVNTHSHILMTILRGTGDDMNLKPWLEQRVWPLEQQFTPEIGTASARLGVLEMLKSGTTTFSDMFNPNGIDSDEVIHAIADSGIRGAFSHTVFSAGSEADQRANLNEAERFAKTYRSFADGRFTTMIAPHSPYTCTPKALEECARLAKENKVMAHIHVAETDGEIEEILTRYGARPIEHIRRSGLFDVPAIMAHGVVLNDEERAFMKERDIRVAHNPVSNLKLGSGVADVAALREADVKVGIATDGVMSNNNFDMFEELRLAALLQKGTYKDATRLPAEEILAMATRIGAEAVGMKHTGCLKSGRCADFITIDPSDKPHLQPAAEACSHLVYAVSGKDVCDVYVEGRQLVKDGQCLTMDEEKIIADANRLRKQLEI